A region from the Vibrio sp. SS-MA-C1-2 genome encodes:
- the nudE gene encoding ADP compounds hydrolase NudE: protein MKKHSPPDILSKRVAASSQLFTIESLDLRFSNGEERTYERMKPSHRHAVMSVPVTDDGRLMLIREYAAGTESYALGFPKGLIDLGEEPEQAANRELAEEIGFSANQLLPLKKVILAPSYFSSEMTLFLAQDLYPCEAVGDEPEPLEILHWPLKDWKSLLELDEFNEARSITALMMTVLHLNLT, encoded by the coding sequence TTGAAAAAACATTCCCCACCGGACATTTTAAGTAAAAGAGTGGCGGCGTCCTCACAACTTTTTACTATTGAATCTCTTGATCTCCGTTTTAGTAATGGTGAAGAACGGACATATGAAAGGATGAAACCTAGTCATCGTCATGCTGTCATGTCTGTTCCCGTCACTGATGATGGAAGATTAATGTTAATTCGGGAATATGCAGCAGGGACAGAAAGCTATGCTTTAGGGTTTCCAAAAGGATTGATTGATCTTGGTGAAGAGCCAGAACAAGCAGCGAACCGAGAGTTAGCCGAAGAAATTGGCTTTAGTGCAAACCAACTGTTGCCATTAAAGAAAGTGATTTTAGCCCCTTCCTATTTTTCTAGTGAGATGACGCTCTTTTTAGCGCAAGATCTTTATCCTTGTGAAGCGGTGGGAGACGAACCCGAACCGCTAGAGATCCTCCATTGGCCTCTCAAAGATTGGAAATCACTTTTAGAGTTAGATGAGTTTAATGAAGCGCGTTCAATTACTGCATTAATGATGACAGTATTGCATTTGAATTTAACCTAA
- the gspF gene encoding type II secretion system inner membrane protein GspF — MAAFEYKALDKKGKQKKGVLEGDNARQVRQLLREKDLIPTEVNAIQGKTKSKTSSGKSGGFQRGISTPELALITRQLSTLVQASMPLEECLRAVAEQTSKPRIRNMLLGVRARVVEGYTLADGMAEYSHVFDQLYRAMVSAGERSGHLDTVLDRLADYTEQRQHIRGKIQQAMIYPTILTLVAVSVVAFLLATVVPKIVNQFVQMGQGLPNSTEILLVVSNFVQNWGLLCLGIIITVIILLKQMLKRPAFRMNWDRGLLALPVIGTVIRGLNTSRFARTLSICSSSAIPLLDGMKVAADVMTNKYIHQQVLIAADRVREGTSLRQSLEQSKLFPPMMLHMIASGERSGELEGMLTRAADNQDRDFESQVNMALGIFEPLLIVTMAGVVLFIVVATLMPIIELNNLVT, encoded by the coding sequence ATGGCAGCGTTTGAATACAAAGCATTAGATAAAAAAGGCAAGCAGAAAAAAGGGGTGCTTGAGGGCGATAATGCTCGTCAGGTTCGTCAACTATTGCGTGAAAAAGATCTGATCCCGACAGAAGTTAATGCGATTCAAGGTAAAACGAAGAGCAAAACGTCTTCAGGTAAAAGTGGTGGATTTCAGCGTGGGATCAGTACGCCTGAGCTGGCATTGATTACTCGTCAGCTATCTACCTTAGTTCAAGCATCCATGCCGTTAGAAGAGTGTTTACGCGCGGTCGCTGAACAGACCTCAAAACCTCGTATTCGTAATATGTTGTTAGGGGTGAGAGCGCGAGTCGTTGAAGGTTATACCTTAGCGGATGGCATGGCAGAATATAGCCATGTTTTTGATCAGCTTTATCGTGCGATGGTGTCAGCGGGTGAGCGTTCTGGTCATCTTGATACAGTACTCGATCGACTAGCAGATTACACTGAGCAGCGTCAGCATATTCGTGGCAAAATTCAGCAGGCGATGATCTATCCGACCATTTTAACTTTGGTGGCGGTGTCTGTGGTTGCTTTTCTATTGGCAACCGTTGTACCTAAGATCGTGAATCAGTTTGTTCAGATGGGACAAGGGTTACCTAACTCAACCGAAATCCTATTGGTGGTGAGTAACTTTGTTCAAAACTGGGGATTACTCTGCTTAGGTATTATTATCACTGTCATTATTCTATTAAAACAGATGTTGAAGAGACCGGCTTTTAGAATGAATTGGGATCGTGGATTGTTGGCTCTACCTGTGATTGGTACAGTGATTCGTGGGCTAAATACCTCTCGTTTTGCTCGAACACTGTCAATTTGTAGCTCAAGTGCAATTCCATTACTTGATGGAATGAAAGTTGCCGCCGATGTCATGACCAATAAATATATCCATCAGCAGGTATTAATTGCCGCAGATCGGGTTCGAGAAGGGACAAGCCTGCGTCAGTCATTAGAGCAGAGTAAATTATTTCCTCCAATGATGCTGCATATGATCGCCAGTGGTGAACGAAGTGGTGAATTGGAAGGCATGCTGACTCGTGCGGCTGATAACCAAGATCGCGATTTTGAATCTCAAGTGAATATGGCGCTAGGTATTTTTGAGCCTCTTTTAATTGTTACGATGGCGGGAGTAGTTCTATTTATTGTTGTCGCCACTTTAATGCCGATTATTGAATTGAATAACTTAGTCACCTAA
- a CDS encoding type II secretion system protein N, with protein MKKCRWLIIIVVLLSFIISLVVHLPAQWVIKQLPLPHTVRLQEVSGTLWQGSVKRLMIQGVPQGSISLGQLDWQLSFTSLLTGNVEADVRFGRGSSLGLDGRGKIAVNYQQQLTVENLLFSLPASSLIGLSPMPLPVSVTGRVDGVINQWQMSKPLCSTLKGGLSWQQGSVATPLGELPLDTVQGELGCQNSSVTLETTQVSKAVASELSLSLSPKMGYQLSGWLEPKGGLASSLRSQLKWLGQPDSKGRYRLKYQGRL; from the coding sequence ATGAAAAAGTGTCGCTGGCTGATTATTATTGTGGTTCTTTTAAGTTTTATCATTAGTTTGGTGGTTCATCTTCCTGCTCAGTGGGTAATTAAACAACTTCCCTTACCTCATACCGTAAGACTACAAGAGGTCTCTGGCACATTATGGCAAGGATCGGTTAAACGATTAATGATTCAAGGTGTGCCACAAGGCTCAATATCTCTTGGTCAATTAGACTGGCAGCTCTCTTTTACTTCATTACTAACCGGTAATGTTGAAGCAGATGTTCGTTTTGGTCGTGGTAGTTCATTAGGCTTAGATGGACGAGGTAAAATTGCGGTTAATTACCAACAACAGCTCACTGTTGAAAATTTACTGTTTTCTCTTCCTGCAAGTTCATTGATTGGTTTATCGCCAATGCCGCTTCCTGTTTCAGTTACTGGTCGGGTTGATGGAGTGATCAATCAATGGCAGATGAGTAAACCGTTATGTTCAACCTTAAAGGGTGGACTATCATGGCAGCAGGGTAGTGTTGCGACTCCGTTAGGTGAACTTCCATTGGATACGGTTCAAGGAGAACTTGGTTGTCAAAATAGTAGTGTTACTCTTGAGACAACTCAAGTATCAAAAGCGGTAGCCAGTGAACTTTCACTGTCTCTTTCACCGAAAATGGGTTACCAGTTATCGGGTTGGTTAGAGCCAAAAGGTGGACTCGCCAGTTCATTACGATCTCAATTGAAGTGGCTAGGCCAACCAGATTCAAAAGGGCGTTATCGTCTGAAGTATCAAGGGCGATTATAG
- the gspH gene encoding type II secretion system minor pseudopilin GspH produces MRNRVQHQAQGFTLLEIMLVLVVMSAMAFAVVVNLPTNHKDEIAEQAKRFYQLTRLVSDDAVLNGVDLGIEIDRSEYQFVQLTEEGWKPYQQGRYIDKVDVGENLRLNLTVDGFSWQGKDDDFLDFNSLFDDELFAETKKKQPKPPQILLLSSGEMTPFTLSFVDLLSANRNEEWTVKGDELGQLFLSSPFSADLVQ; encoded by the coding sequence ATGAGAAATAGAGTTCAGCATCAAGCTCAAGGTTTTACTCTGCTAGAGATCATGTTAGTGCTGGTGGTCATGTCTGCAATGGCATTTGCTGTTGTGGTTAACTTGCCCACTAACCATAAAGATGAGATAGCAGAGCAGGCTAAGCGATTTTATCAGTTAACTCGTTTAGTGAGTGACGATGCTGTTCTTAATGGTGTTGATTTAGGTATTGAAATTGATCGTAGTGAATATCAGTTTGTACAGTTGACCGAAGAGGGGTGGAAACCTTATCAACAAGGGCGTTATATCGATAAAGTCGATGTGGGTGAGAACTTGCGATTGAACTTAACCGTCGATGGTTTTAGTTGGCAAGGCAAAGATGATGACTTTCTTGATTTTAATTCGTTATTTGATGATGAATTATTTGCAGAAACTAAGAAGAAACAACCTAAACCCCCACAAATATTGCTGCTTTCCAGTGGTGAAATGACCCCTTTTACGTTGAGCTTTGTCGATCTACTGAGTGCGAATCGCAATGAAGAGTGGACAGTGAAAGGTGATGAGCTAGGACAACTCTTTCTCTCTTCTCCTTTTTCGGCTGATTTGGTGCAATAA
- the gspK gene encoding type II secretion system minor pseudopilin GspK, which produces MTNLKSNSSLNSSSNSPLNKQRGVALIIVLLLVALMTTVAVQMSDRLWRGFYRTEGVINHQQAYWYGVGVEALTKVVIEQSLDDSDTVNLNQAWATENQIFPLDRGQAEGQIFDMSSCFNLNSLSAAGNNGDDGTTPFLVEYLKNLAEESGIESYQAEVIAESARDFIDSDSETQSSYGAEDSEYQSKNPPYLPSNSWVADVSEFRSINGINAPNYFLLRPYLCALPSSDFILNVNTITADNAVLLSALFSPALSLDDAKRVIEDRPFDGWDTVEAFLAEPAISGLNDETTNKIKEYLAVDSHYFQLEGVVTVDRINLRVASLFVRDDNNKVTVIRRLYGGLSERVSHHKTE; this is translated from the coding sequence ATGACTAATTTGAAATCCAATTCATCACTTAATTCATCATCCAACTCACCACTCAATAAGCAGCGCGGTGTTGCGTTAATTATTGTTTTGTTACTGGTGGCATTGATGACAACCGTAGCGGTTCAAATGTCTGATCGATTATGGCGTGGTTTTTATCGCACTGAAGGCGTCATCAACCATCAACAAGCTTATTGGTATGGGGTTGGGGTTGAAGCATTAACCAAAGTGGTTATCGAACAGAGTTTAGATGACAGCGATACCGTTAATTTAAATCAAGCATGGGCGACTGAAAACCAAATATTCCCTCTTGATCGTGGTCAAGCGGAAGGACAAATTTTTGATATGTCGAGCTGTTTTAATCTAAACAGTTTGTCTGCGGCAGGCAATAATGGCGATGATGGAACAACCCCCTTTCTGGTTGAGTACTTAAAAAATCTCGCTGAAGAGAGCGGAATTGAAAGTTACCAAGCGGAAGTGATAGCGGAGTCTGCTCGTGATTTTATCGATAGCGATAGTGAAACGCAATCGAGCTATGGTGCAGAAGATAGTGAGTATCAGAGTAAGAACCCTCCCTATCTACCGAGTAATAGTTGGGTTGCTGATGTCAGTGAATTTCGATCCATTAATGGTATAAATGCGCCAAACTATTTCTTATTACGTCCATATTTATGCGCTCTGCCTTCGTCGGATTTCATTCTTAATGTGAATACGATCACGGCAGACAATGCAGTCCTATTAAGTGCGCTATTTTCACCGGCATTAAGTTTAGATGATGCCAAACGTGTCATTGAAGATCGACCTTTTGATGGCTGGGATACGGTTGAAGCGTTTTTAGCTGAACCTGCGATTTCTGGCCTTAATGACGAGACAACAAATAAAATTAAAGAGTATTTAGCCGTTGATAGTCACTACTTTCAATTAGAAGGTGTGGTAACGGTGGATAGAATAAATCTGCGTGTCGCATCGTTATTTGTGCGAGATGATAATAATAAGGTGACGGTGATTCGTCGCCTATATGGAGGATTGAGTGAGCGAGTTTCTCACCATAAGACTGAATAG
- the gspM gene encoding type II secretion system protein GspM, with protein MKQWWLALSLREKRLVIIAAVALSIATLYWGVLQPLQQREQLAQSRVQSEKQLYSWTEQQVQKIINLGGVKKGTVKSTGSFNSIVTQSLGRYKLELVRLQPRGDKLDVWVKPAPFNQLLQWLDNLQQQGISVNFIDLDRSEVSGMVEVKRLQLGRG; from the coding sequence ATGAAACAGTGGTGGTTAGCACTCTCTTTACGAGAGAAACGTCTTGTTATCATTGCAGCAGTTGCCCTCTCTATTGCGACTCTCTACTGGGGAGTATTACAGCCATTGCAACAACGAGAGCAGTTGGCGCAATCTCGAGTTCAGTCAGAGAAACAACTTTACTCTTGGACCGAACAACAGGTGCAAAAGATTATCAATTTGGGTGGCGTTAAAAAAGGCACGGTTAAATCAACCGGCTCATTTAATAGCATTGTGACTCAAAGTCTTGGTCGTTATAAACTGGAATTGGTGAGATTACAACCTCGCGGAGATAAACTCGATGTGTGGGTAAAACCCGCTCCATTTAATCAATTATTACAGTGGTTAGATAACCTGCAACAACAAGGAATTTCGGTGAACTTTATCGATCTTGATCGTTCAGAAGTCTCTGGTATGGTTGAAGTTAAACGGTTACAGCTAGGGAGAGGATAA
- the gspI gene encoding type II secretion system minor pseudopilin GspI produces the protein MKRDLNHSIVNHRKVKRSKGFTLIEVLVALAIFATATLAIMKAVSQHINTLGYLEDKTFASWVADNQMAQTLLDGDAKSSKKGSTELAGQKWYWQVQYVDTTDSLLKGVEVSVRKNRSSKSADAEVMSYVAN, from the coding sequence ATGAAGCGAGATCTCAATCATTCGATAGTCAATCATCGTAAAGTAAAACGTAGTAAAGGTTTTACGCTCATTGAAGTGTTGGTGGCTTTAGCGATCTTTGCGACCGCTACATTAGCGATTATGAAAGCCGTCAGCCAACATATTAATACATTAGGTTATTTAGAAGATAAAACCTTTGCTTCTTGGGTTGCTGATAATCAAATGGCACAAACTTTACTTGATGGTGATGCGAAAAGTAGCAAAAAAGGCAGCACTGAATTAGCCGGACAAAAATGGTATTGGCAAGTGCAATATGTCGATACAACCGACTCTCTTTTAAAAGGCGTTGAAGTCTCAGTAAGAAAAAATCGATCCAGTAAATCTGCAGACGCTGAGGTGATGTCTTATGTTGCTAACTAA
- the gspJ gene encoding type II secretion system minor pseudopilin GspJ, whose amino-acid sequence MLLTNSSQSIQQGSTPRHLKPLRRQRMCHHKVSQQGGFTLLEVLVAMVVFTMLSLGAYQIFANVQLSNQISQQKLHRIEVLQRAMVVIDQDFRQMSARYHRQDGEEPSDKVLVTGEYYLDSLDQGIMFIRGGWRNPQKMFNRSEVTRVGYRLTEKGLERLRWRYPDTVSGAEPSEQLMIPDVDKLSFRFFVEGQWQDKWDQAAALPQGIEVQLTLSDYGEISRIYLLPEANLPTLSSDGEDND is encoded by the coding sequence ATGTTGCTAACTAATTCATCTCAATCTATACAGCAAGGATCAACACCGCGACACTTGAAACCATTACGCCGGCAACGGATGTGTCACCATAAAGTGTCACAACAAGGCGGCTTTACATTGCTTGAAGTATTAGTGGCGATGGTGGTGTTTACCATGTTGAGCTTAGGGGCGTATCAGATCTTTGCTAATGTCCAACTGAGTAATCAAATTTCTCAACAAAAGCTTCATCGCATCGAAGTATTACAGCGAGCAATGGTGGTTATCGATCAAGACTTTCGTCAAATGAGTGCGCGTTATCATCGGCAAGATGGTGAAGAACCTTCGGATAAAGTATTAGTCACTGGAGAGTATTATTTAGACTCTCTAGATCAAGGAATCATGTTTATTCGTGGCGGTTGGCGAAATCCACAAAAGATGTTTAATCGCAGTGAAGTGACTCGAGTGGGTTATCGACTAACCGAAAAAGGGCTTGAACGTTTACGTTGGCGCTACCCTGATACAGTTTCTGGTGCTGAGCCCAGTGAACAACTAATGATTCCTGATGTTGATAAACTCTCTTTCCGTTTTTTTGTTGAGGGACAATGGCAAGATAAGTGGGATCAAGCCGCGGCACTTCCTCAAGGTATTGAAGTTCAATTAACACTCTCTGATTATGGTGAGATCTCTCGTATCTATCTGCTACCTGAAGCCAACTTACCAACATTAAGCAGTGATGGAGAGGATAATGACTAA
- the cysQ gene encoding 3'(2'),5'-bisphosphate nucleotidase CysQ has translation MDLGKLLPDVINIAKAAGDLIADIYQKDQYQHQIKQDQTPVTSADIAAHQLMLEQLQQLTPDIPILSEEDTSISFSERAQWHRYWLVDPLDGTQEFIAKSGDFASVVALVEDNKPVMGVVYAPMLDLVYYGANDVGVWKKQGNNDPETISIAKDHDDPKAIRLGISRRQNVNILLNKLSTEYQYRCTPLGSAALKACYVAEGAVDAYIRLGPTGEWDTAATQCILELAGGTLRSTELEPLSYNRRESLENPNFIAMGDGGINWSRVLRLNE, from the coding sequence ATGGATCTTGGAAAACTATTACCTGATGTGATTAATATCGCCAAAGCCGCGGGTGACCTTATTGCGGACATTTACCAAAAAGACCAATATCAACATCAAATAAAGCAGGATCAAACACCAGTAACCAGTGCAGATATTGCAGCCCATCAATTGATGTTAGAGCAACTCCAACAACTTACCCCAGATATCCCAATCTTATCAGAAGAAGATACCAGCATCTCTTTTTCAGAACGAGCACAATGGCATCGTTACTGGCTGGTGGACCCTCTTGATGGAACCCAAGAATTTATTGCTAAAAGTGGTGACTTCGCTTCAGTTGTCGCATTGGTTGAAGATAATAAACCTGTTATGGGCGTTGTTTATGCGCCAATGCTGGACTTAGTCTATTATGGTGCCAATGATGTTGGGGTATGGAAAAAACAAGGAAACAATGATCCAGAAACGATTTCGATCGCTAAAGATCATGATGATCCCAAAGCTATTCGGTTGGGGATAAGTCGCCGACAAAATGTCAATATTCTCCTCAATAAGCTCTCTACTGAGTACCAATATCGTTGTACACCGTTAGGTTCTGCGGCATTGAAAGCCTGTTATGTAGCAGAAGGTGCGGTTGATGCTTATATTCGATTAGGACCAACGGGAGAATGGGATACCGCAGCCACTCAATGTATTTTGGAGTTAGCAGGGGGAACCCTACGATCTACAGAGCTAGAACCTTTAAGTTATAATCGACGCGAGTCATTAGAGAATCCGAATTTTATTGCGATGGGTGATGGTGGAATCAATTGGTCCCGAGTGTTAAGGCTTAATGAATAA
- the gspL gene encoding type II secretion system protein GspL, whose translation MSEFLTIRLNSRSEEKIQWIVWSTDQQEVIASGELSNSDELSLLTPYAQSRAVYILAPASDLLLTEVALPEGTARQINQVLPYLMEEDLAQDVDDLHFSVLQRQGDRVEVAIVANKLMERWLEELNAVDITPSAMIPDCLALPLIDGQSSALLMDEQWLIRRSTFIGASVEGSWLGSWLSSELAEQLTNKLKPSSETQLATDVDQALDDDQSAKPWLIHSFSSQLTEQVAEFDSIECREQPAELPMAILAQSLAGSSLKNHGLNLLTGRYKPQSEWRTHFKPWRKALIALGVLFAVMAGDRLLTLNELEAQAASYRQQSEALFHQVLPNKKRIPTASYLRSQLKGELAKLDGGSKSSGLLAELDRLQPVLQKNPQFQIQNLKWDDNRAELRVLMQADNFQRFEKLKSELSEISSVNLGQLNRNNEGLVVGTFILTNGGE comes from the coding sequence GTGAGCGAGTTTCTCACCATAAGACTGAATAGTCGATCAGAAGAGAAGATTCAATGGATTGTATGGTCTACCGATCAGCAAGAGGTTATTGCATCTGGCGAGTTGAGTAATTCTGATGAATTATCATTATTAACCCCTTATGCCCAAAGTCGAGCTGTTTATATTTTAGCTCCAGCGAGCGATTTATTGTTAACTGAAGTAGCATTACCTGAAGGAACCGCTCGTCAGATCAATCAAGTCCTGCCTTATTTGATGGAAGAAGATTTAGCTCAGGATGTGGATGATCTTCATTTCTCTGTATTACAACGTCAAGGTGATAGAGTCGAGGTTGCAATTGTTGCCAATAAGTTGATGGAGCGCTGGTTAGAAGAGTTGAATGCCGTTGATATTACGCCAAGTGCTATGATTCCTGACTGTTTAGCTCTGCCTCTTATTGATGGGCAGAGTAGTGCATTACTAATGGATGAACAGTGGTTAATTCGTCGTTCAACATTTATTGGTGCTTCAGTTGAGGGGAGTTGGTTAGGCTCATGGCTATCAAGTGAATTAGCTGAACAGCTAACAAATAAGCTAAAACCTAGTTCTGAAACACAACTCGCAACGGATGTTGATCAAGCGCTAGATGATGATCAATCCGCGAAGCCATGGTTAATTCATAGTTTTAGTTCACAGTTAACAGAGCAAGTGGCCGAATTTGATAGTATCGAGTGTCGAGAACAGCCTGCTGAATTACCGATGGCTATACTTGCACAATCATTGGCAGGATCGTCACTGAAAAATCATGGTTTAAATCTTTTAACTGGACGTTATAAACCTCAAAGCGAGTGGCGCACTCATTTTAAACCTTGGCGCAAAGCATTAATTGCATTGGGCGTTCTTTTTGCGGTTATGGCTGGGGATCGATTACTGACCCTTAATGAATTAGAAGCCCAGGCTGCAAGTTATCGTCAGCAAAGTGAAGCCCTATTTCATCAAGTTCTACCCAATAAAAAACGAATTCCAACCGCGAGTTACTTACGATCTCAGTTAAAAGGTGAATTAGCGAAATTAGATGGCGGCTCAAAGAGCTCTGGATTATTGGCTGAGTTAGATCGACTTCAACCCGTGTTGCAAAAGAATCCACAGTTCCAGATCCAAAACCTGAAATGGGATGACAACAGAGCTGAGTTAAGAGTATTAATGCAAGCGGATAATTTCCAACGTTTTGAGAAATTAAAATCTGAGCTGAGTGAGATTAGTTCCGTTAATTTAGGGCAGTTAAATCGTAATAATGAAGGCTTAGTTGTCGGTACTTTTATTTTAACCAATGGAGGAGAGTAG
- the gspG gene encoding type II secretion system major pseudopilin GspG: MQQQRRKKQGGFTLLEVMVVIVILGVLASLVVPNLLGNKDKADQQKAITDIVAIENTLDMYKLDNSVYPTTDQGLEALVSEPQGTPAPRNYRDGGYIKRLPNDPWGNEYQYLSPGDKGNIDVFTLGSDGQEGGEGTAADIGNWNIQDFQ; this comes from the coding sequence ATGCAACAGCAGCGACGTAAAAAGCAAGGTGGCTTTACCCTATTAGAAGTCATGGTTGTTATTGTGATTTTAGGGGTACTAGCAAGCTTAGTTGTACCTAATTTACTCGGAAACAAAGATAAAGCCGATCAACAGAAAGCGATTACTGATATTGTTGCCATCGAAAATACCTTAGACATGTATAAACTTGATAACTCGGTTTACCCAACAACGGATCAAGGTTTAGAAGCGTTAGTCAGTGAACCACAAGGGACACCTGCACCACGTAATTACCGTGATGGTGGCTATATTAAGCGCCTTCCAAATGACCCTTGGGGTAATGAGTATCAATATTTAAGCCCTGGTGATAAAGGGAATATCGATGTGTTTACATTGGGCTCTGATGGTCAAGAAGGTGGTGAAGGTACCGCTGCTGATATCGGCAATTGGAACATTCAAGACTTTCAATAA
- the gspE gene encoding type II secretion system ATPase GspE, translating to MAELTRLPFAFAKRFQVAIEQHDDNWILFCGAPTQSVVLQEVRRFLGEPFSIEQLTEDEFAKKLTTAYQRDSSEARQLMEDISSDSDDFFALAEELPGTEDLLESDDDAPIIKLINAMLGEAIKEGASDIHIETFESSLSIRFRVDGVLREVLSPSRKLSSLLVSRIKVMAKLDIAEKRVPQDGRISLRIGGRAVDVRVSTMPSSHGERIVLRLLDKNQTQLDLHSLGMTAENHKTFKQLIKRPHGIILVTGPTGSGKSTTLYAGLQELDSKELNILTVEDPIEFDIDGIGQTQVNPKVDMTFAVGLRAILRQDPDVVMIGEIRDLETAQIAVQASLTGHMVISTLHTNTAVGAVTRLRDMGIEPFLISSSLLGVLAQRLVRRLCQECKVPYQANTEHKALFNLSDHQELTLYKPDGCPKCNYKGYRGRTGIHELVVMTDEVQHLIHTEASELDIEQHIRSTTPSIRDDGLAKVREGITSIEEVLRVTKEV from the coding sequence ATGGCAGAATTAACTCGTCTTCCTTTCGCCTTTGCTAAACGTTTTCAAGTGGCGATAGAGCAACATGATGATAACTGGATCCTCTTTTGTGGCGCACCAACTCAATCGGTTGTGCTACAAGAAGTGCGACGCTTTCTTGGTGAGCCGTTTTCTATTGAGCAATTGACGGAAGATGAGTTTGCTAAGAAATTGACGACAGCTTATCAACGAGACTCTTCGGAAGCGCGTCAGTTAATGGAGGATATCAGCTCAGATAGTGATGACTTCTTTGCCTTAGCGGAAGAGCTTCCTGGAACGGAAGATCTGTTAGAGTCTGATGATGACGCACCCATCATTAAATTGATTAATGCGATGCTGGGTGAAGCCATTAAAGAAGGGGCTTCTGATATCCATATCGAAACCTTTGAAAGCTCTTTATCGATCCGTTTTCGTGTCGATGGGGTGTTACGTGAAGTATTAAGCCCAAGTCGAAAGCTCTCTTCTCTGTTGGTGTCGCGTATTAAAGTTATGGCTAAATTGGATATTGCTGAGAAGCGAGTTCCCCAAGATGGCCGTATCTCATTACGAATTGGTGGGCGAGCGGTTGATGTGCGTGTTTCTACCATGCCCTCATCTCATGGTGAACGGATTGTATTGCGTCTACTTGATAAGAACCAAACTCAGCTTGATCTCCATAGTCTAGGGATGACGGCTGAAAATCATAAAACCTTTAAGCAGTTAATCAAACGTCCTCATGGCATTATCTTAGTCACCGGTCCAACGGGTTCTGGTAAATCCACTACCCTTTACGCTGGGCTTCAAGAGCTGGATAGCAAAGAGCTGAATATCCTAACCGTCGAAGATCCTATTGAATTTGATATTGATGGGATTGGTCAAACACAAGTCAACCCAAAAGTGGACATGACCTTTGCGGTAGGACTTCGTGCGATTTTACGTCAAGATCCCGATGTGGTCATGATAGGTGAGATCCGAGATCTTGAAACCGCACAAATTGCCGTTCAAGCATCATTAACGGGTCATATGGTGATTTCAACCCTGCATACCAATACTGCTGTCGGCGCTGTTACTCGTCTTCGTGATATGGGGATTGAGCCTTTCTTGATCTCTTCATCATTGTTAGGGGTATTAGCACAGCGTTTGGTGCGTCGCCTTTGTCAAGAATGTAAAGTACCTTATCAAGCAAACACTGAACATAAAGCACTGTTTAATCTTTCTGATCATCAAGAGTTAACCCTCTATAAACCTGATGGTTGTCCAAAATGTAACTATAAAGGCTATCGTGGGCGAACAGGTATCCATGAATTAGTGGTTATGACTGATGAGGTTCAACACCTAATTCATACTGAAGCCAGTGAGCTTGATATTGAACAACATATTCGCTCAACGACGCCAAGTATTCGTGATGATGGGTTGGCTAAGGTTCGCGAGGGGATCACTTCAATTGAAGAGGTTCTTCGAGTGACCAAGGAGGTCTAA